In the genome of Streptomyces fagopyri, the window AAGGTGCCCGAGCCGGTCGGATAGGGGCAGTTGTAGATGCCCGCCGCCCCGACGCCGGTGGCCTGGACGTTGCTGAACCTCGCCGAGCCCGGTGTCTCGGCCTGGACGACGACCGTCCCGGTGTTCTTCACGGTCGCCCCGGTCACGTTGATGTTGGACGTGGGGAAGCCACGGCCGCCGCCGGAGACGAACTCGAAGGCACTGTACGGGCTGTCGATGATGGTCGTGTTGGTGATGTTGACGGTCGCGTTGATCGCGCTGTCGTACGAGTCGACCCGCAGGGCACCCATCGGGTGGTTCCAGTTGGGGTTGATCGCCCCGGTCCGCACGAGCGTGTTGCCGTCGACGGTGATCGTGCCGGCCAGCGGGGAGAAGGGGTCGAGGAACTTCTGGTTGGAGACGGCGATGCCGCTGCCCAGCGCGTCGGTGTCGGAGACCAGGTTGTTCCTGACGCTGATGTCCGTGCCGCCGTAGATCGCGATGCCGTTGGCGAGGTTCGGCTGCGAGATGGTGTTGCTCTCGAAGCTGGAGTTGCTGTCCGCGCCGTTCAGCGACCACATGGCGAGCGAGTCGTCTCCCTGGTTGCGCAGGAAGTTGTTGCTGACGCGGACGCCGTGCGCGTTGCCGTTGAGGTTGAGCCCGTCGGCGGTGGTGTCGAGGACGCGGTTGTTCTCGACCACGAGGTTGTCGTTGTTGCCGGTCAGCCACAGGCCGACCTTGAGGTGCTGGATCCACATCCCGGAGACCGAACTCCCGGGTCCGAGCGATCCGTTGACGAAGTTGTCCGGGTTGGAGTCGACGCGTTCGGTGACCTCTCCGAGGACCGCGAAGTCCTTGAGGTGGACGCCGCCGGAGGAGCTGCCCTGGTCGATGAAACGGGACGCGTGGACGACGGAGTACCAGCCTCCGGCGCCCTGGAGCGTGACGTTCTGGACGCCGCTGAGCGAGGACGTCACCCGGTAGTCGCCCGGCGGGATCCACACGACACCGCCCTGGGCGGCGGAGATCGCGGCGCGGAAGGCCTGCGTGGAGTCGCCCTGGCCGCTGGGGTCAGCCCCCTTGTCGGTGACGGACACCGAGCCCGCCGGGCGGCCCGCGGCGGCGACCTGCTCGAAGTCCGCGACGTCGACGGTGACCTGGGTGGAGGTGGCCTGGAAGGCGATCCTGTCGCCCGCCTGGACGTTCTGGCCGAGCAGGAGCCGGGCGTCGTCGAAGAAGTGGTGCTGCTTGGCTCCCGCGATCCAGGACGTGTCCACGTAGGAGTACTTCGAGGTCACGGCGAGCGTCCTGGAGATCTTGGTGCCGTTCACGTACACGTCGAGGGTGCCCGACTGGCCGTCGGGGACGCTGTAGGAGACGTTCACCGCGTTGGCCGCGCGCGGGACGGTGAACTCGACGCGCTGCCCCGCCGACAGACGTACGGCCTGCCGGCCGGAGGCTTCCGAGGCGAGCGTGCCCTGCGTGTAGTCGGGGCCGGTCTTCGTGCCGGTGGTCGTGGCCGACTCGGCCTCGACCGAGGTGAAGGGGAGGCTCGCGCCCGCCACGGCCACGGCGGCGTGGGCTGTCGTGGCGCCGAGCATGCCCGCGGCGAGGGCGGCGGCAGCGGCGCACGCCAAGGGCACGCGTCCGAGCGTTCTGCTGCTGTGCATGTGCTGATCCCTTCGAGGTGGGGGTGCGGGGACAGCGGTGTTCGGTTCGGCGGTCTCAGGCGCGCAGCCACACCGCCGTGTCCGGTGGGAGGAATCCGTCGACGTCCAACGGGGCGCTGCTGAGCACGAGTTCGATGTGCTCCGGAAGCTCGACCGGCTCCTCGGCCAGGTTGACGACGCAGAGCAGACCGTCGGTGCGGGCGAAGGCGAGGACGCCCTCGGGAGCGGGCAGCCAGCTGAGCGGACCGTCACCGAAGCCCGGTTCGGTACGCCGGACGCGGAGCGCGGCGCGGTAGAGGCTCAGCATCGAGGTGGGGTCCTCGGACTGGCGGTCGGCGGCGTGGTCGGCCCAGCCGGCCGGCTGGGGCAGCCAGGGGTCGCCACCGAACCCGGCGTACGGGGCCTGTGCCTCCCAGGGCAGCGGGACCCGGCAGCCGTCCCGGCCCGGGTCCGTGCCGCCGGAGCGGAAGTGCATCGGGTCCTGGATGCTTTCGAGAGGCAACTCCACTTCGGGAAGCCCGAGTTCCTCGCCCTGGTAGACATAGACGGAACCGGGCAGGGCGAGTGAGAGCAGCGCGGCGGCGCGGGCCCTGCGGGTGCCGAGGGCCGGATCGGTGGGGGTGCCGAAGGCCTTCGCCGTGAAGTCGAAGCCGGTGTCCGTGCGACCGTAGCGGGTGACCGTGCGCGTCACGTCGTGGTTGCAGAGCACCCAGGTGGCGGGCGCTCCGACGGGCGCGTGCTCGGCGAGGGTCTCGTCGATGGAGGTGCGCAGCCGACCCGCGTCCCAGGGGCAGGACAGGAACGAGAAGTTGAAGGCGGTGTGCAGCTCGTCGGGGCGCAGATAGCGGGCGAAGCGCTCGGTGTCGGGGAGCCAGACCTCGCCGACGAAGATGCCGTCGTAGGCGTCGGCGACCGACCTCCACGAGCGGTAGATGTCATGGAGTTCGTCACGGTCGACGTACGGGTTCGGGTCGCGGCCCTCGACGTAGTCGGGCAGGTCGGGGTCCTTGGCCAGCAGGGCGGCCGAGTCGATGCGGACGCCCGCCACCCCGCGTTCGAACCAGAAGCGCAGGATCTCCTCGTGCTCCTGGCGGACGGCCGGGTGCTCCCAGTTGAGGTCCGGCTGCTCGGGGGTGAAGAGGTGGAGGTACCAGTCGCCGTCGGGCAGCCGGGTCCACACCGGTTCGGCGGAGCCGGCGAACTGGGACGGCCAGTCGTTGGGCGGGAGTTCGCCGTGCTCCCCGCGTCCGGGGCGGAAGTGGAACAGCTCGCGCTCCGGACCGCCCGCGAGGGCCGCCTGGAACCAGGGGTGCTGGTCGGACACGTGGTTCGGCACGATGTCGACGAGGGTGCGGATGCCCAGTTCCCGGGCCTCGGCGATGAGCTTCTCCGCCTCGGCGAGCGTCCCGAAGGCCGGGTCGATGGAGCGGTAGTCCGCGACGTCGTAGCCGCCGTCGGCCATGGGTGAGCGGTACCAGGGGTTGAACCACAGGGCGTCCACCCCGAGTTCGGCGAGATAGGGCAGTCTGGCGCGGACGCCCGCGAGGTCGCCGGTGCCGTCGCCGTCGCCGTCCGCGAAGCTGCGGACGTACACCTGGTAGATGACGGCGGAACGCCACCACGCGGACTGATTTCGGGCAGGGCGGGGCTGTCCCACGGTGCGTTGCCTTTCGTTCGAGGAGGTCACGTACAGGCGTCAGCCCTTGGTGCTGCCCGCGCTGATCCCGGCGATGATGTGCCGCTGGAACACCAGGAACATCACGACCATGGGGATGCTCGCGATCACCATCGCGGCGATGAGCACGGTCAGTTGGATGTTCTGCGACAGCTGGACGAGCGCCACGCTGATGGGCTGTTTGTCGGTGTCGGAGAACACCATCAGCGGCCACAGGAAGTCCTGCCAGACGGCGACCAGGGCGAAGATCGACACGACTCCGAGGACGGGCCGGGACATCGGCAGCACGATCGACCACAGGGTGCGCAGTTTCCCGGCGCCGTCGATCTCGGCGGCCTCCAGGACGTCGCGCGGGATCTGGTCGAAGAAGCGTTTGAGCAGGTAGAGGTTGAAGGCGTTCGCGACGGCCGGCAGCCAGATGCCGAGCGGTGAGTTCAGCAGGCTGGTGTGGATGAGGGGCAGGTCCGCGACGGTCAGGTACTTGGGGACCACCAGCGCCTGTGCGGGGACCATCAGGGTGGCGAGGATGCCGCCGAGGATCACCTTGCCGAAGGCCGGCTTCAGTTTGGACAGGGCGTACGCGGCGGCGGTGCAGAAGACCAGCTGGAGGATCCAGGCGCCGGCCGCCTGGACCACGGTGTTCCACAGGTGCGTGGGCAGGTCCATCAGGTCCCACGCGTCGGTGTAGCCGGACAGGTGCCAGTGATCGGGCACGAGCGTCGGCGGCGTGCGGGTCACCTCGTCCGGCGACTTCATCGCGCCGGTGACCATCCAGTAGACGGGGAAGAGGAAGGCCAGCGCGAAGAGCAGGACGACGCCGCTGAAGACCGTCCAGTAGACGGCCTTGCCACGCGGGCGGGCCAGGGCGAGCGGGGAGACCAGGGTCCGGGTGCTCACGCGTCCTCCCCTTCCGAGCGGGTGAACCGCAGGTACAGGGCCGAGAAGGCGCTGAGCAGGACGAGCAGCATGACGCTCAACGCGCAGGCTCCGCCGAAGTCGTTGTAGAGGAAGGCGTACTTGTAGATCAGGTAGAGCACCGTGACGGTCTTGTCCTCGGGGCCGCCGCCGGTGATCACGAACGGTTCCGTGAAGACCTGCATGGTGGCGATGATCTGGAGCAGCATCAGCATGAGGATGATGAAGCGGGTCTGCGGGATCGTCACGTGCCGGATGCGCTGCAGGAGACTGGCGCCGTCCAGCTCGGCCGCCTCGTACAACTCGCCGGGGATGCTCTGGAGCGCCGCGAGGTAGATGAGGACGGTGCCGCCGAGGTTGGCCCAGGTGGCCACGATGACGAGCGAGACGAGCGCGGTGTCGGCGCCGTTGGACCAGTTCGAGGTCGGCAGGTGCAGGAAGCGCAGCGCCTCGTTGGCGAGGCCCGCTCCGGGATCGTAGAACCACTTCCACAGCAGGGCGCTGACCACCGGCGGGATCATCACCGGCAGGTAGACCACGACGCGGAAGAAGGCCTTGGCGTGCCGCAGTTCGTTGAGGACGAGGGCCATCACGAAGGGGACGGCGAAGCCGATGAGCAGGGCGATGAGCGTGAAGGTGAGGGTGTTGCGCCACGCGGCGGTGAACTCCGGGTCGTGGAAGACCCGGGTGAAGTTGGCGGTGCCGGCCCACTCGCCGCCGCTGCCCGGCGTGTACTTCTGGAAGGCGATCACGACCGCGCGGATCGCCGGGTACCAGGAGAACAGTGCGAAGCAGAGCACGCCGCCGATCAGGAAGGCGTAGGCGCGGGACTGGTCGGCCAGGCGCCGGCGCCACGGTCCCCCGGGCCGGCGCCCGGCCGACCGCGTCCCCTCCGGCACGCCGACGGCGGCCGGAGGGAACGTCGCGGGGGGCTTCGATGCGGTCTTCATGAACGGTGTCAGCCTCGGGCCAGGATGGAGTCGATCTTGCCGGAGGCGTCCTTGAGGAGCTGGTCGATGTCGGCGTCCTTCTTGGTGAGGACCGCGGACACCGTGCCGTCGAGGACGGAGTAGATCTGCTGGGCCTGCGGCGGCTCGATCTTCATCTGCAGGCTCTGGTTGCCGTCGAGGAAGGCCTGGTAGTTGTCCACCGGCACGTTCGCGTTGGCCTTCTTGACCTCCTGGTCCTTGGCGTCCGCGGCGCCGGTGAACAGCCGCGGCTCGGGCAGGCCGACCGGGGCGTTGTTCTGCTTGGCCCGGGCGTAGTCGCCGAGGAAGCCCTTGCCGGGCGTCAGGAACATGTGCTCGAGCCACTTGAGGCCGGCCTTGATCTGGGCCGGGGAGTCCTTCTTGTTGAACATGTAGCCGTCGCCGCCGATGAGCGTTCCCTTGCCGCCGGGCATGGGCGCGAGGGCGAGGTCGTTGTAGTTGCCGCCCTTCTCCTTGACGAGGATCGGGATGTTGTCGGGCGCGGAGAGGTACATGCCGAGCTTCCCTGAGCCCATCATCTGCTGGACGTCGTTGATGACCAGCAGCTGCTTGCTGCCCATGGAGTTGTCGCTCCAGCGCATGTCCTTGAGGTTCTGCAGGACGGCCTTGCCCTCGGGGGTGTCGATCGTGGCCTTCTTGCCGTCCGGGCCGACGACGTCTCCGCCCTGCGAGTAGAGCTCGGCCGTGAAGTGCCAGCCGCCCTGGTTCTGGGCGCTGTAGTCGGCGTACCCGACGGTGCCCTTGCCGAGCGCGGCTATCTTCTTGGCGTCCGCGCGCAGCTCCTCCCACGTGGCCGGGGGCTTCTCGGGGTCGAGGCCGGCCTGCTGGAAGAGCTTCTTGTTGTAGATCAGGCCCATCGAGTAGCCGGTGCGCGGGACGCCGTAGATCTTGCCGTCGACGGTGTAGATGTCGCGCAGCTGCTGCTGGATGGTGCCGTAGCTCTT includes:
- a CDS encoding discoidin domain-containing protein — its product is MHSSRTLGRVPLACAAAAALAAGMLGATTAHAAVAVAGASLPFTSVEAESATTTGTKTGPDYTQGTLASEASGRQAVRLSAGQRVEFTVPRAANAVNVSYSVPDGQSGTLDVYVNGTKISRTLAVTSKYSYVDTSWIAGAKQHHFFDDARLLLGQNVQAGDRIAFQATSTQVTVDVADFEQVAAAGRPAGSVSVTDKGADPSGQGDSTQAFRAAISAAQGGVVWIPPGDYRVTSSLSGVQNVTLQGAGGWYSVVHASRFIDQGSSSGGVHLKDFAVLGEVTERVDSNPDNFVNGSLGPGSSVSGMWIQHLKVGLWLTGNNDNLVVENNRVLDTTADGLNLNGNAHGVRVSNNFLRNQGDDSLAMWSLNGADSNSSFESNTISQPNLANGIAIYGGTDISVRNNLVSDTDALGSGIAVSNQKFLDPFSPLAGTITVDGNTLVRTGAINPNWNHPMGALRVDSYDSAINATVNITNTTIIDSPYSAFEFVSGGGRGFPTSNINVTGATVKNTGTVVVQAETPGSARFSNVQATGVGAAGIYNCPYPTGSGTFTVGDGGGNSGWSSTWSDCSAWPRPGQGNPPPDQNANLAKGRPATASGSQDVYTPGRAVDGDANSYWESTNNAFPQSFTVDLGSTQAVRRVVLKLPPSSAWGARTETLSVLGSTDGSGFSTVVGSQGYRFDPATGNTVTIALPAGTGLRHLRLSVTANSAWPAAQFSEVEAYLSS
- a CDS encoding glycoside hydrolase family 13 protein, yielding MGQPRPARNQSAWWRSAVIYQVYVRSFADGDGDGTGDLAGVRARLPYLAELGVDALWFNPWYRSPMADGGYDVADYRSIDPAFGTLAEAEKLIAEARELGIRTLVDIVPNHVSDQHPWFQAALAGGPERELFHFRPGRGEHGELPPNDWPSQFAGSAEPVWTRLPDGDWYLHLFTPEQPDLNWEHPAVRQEHEEILRFWFERGVAGVRIDSAALLAKDPDLPDYVEGRDPNPYVDRDELHDIYRSWRSVADAYDGIFVGEVWLPDTERFARYLRPDELHTAFNFSFLSCPWDAGRLRTSIDETLAEHAPVGAPATWVLCNHDVTRTVTRYGRTDTGFDFTAKAFGTPTDPALGTRRARAAALLSLALPGSVYVYQGEELGLPEVELPLESIQDPMHFRSGGTDPGRDGCRVPLPWEAQAPYAGFGGDPWLPQPAGWADHAADRQSEDPTSMLSLYRAALRVRRTEPGFGDGPLSWLPAPEGVLAFARTDGLLCVVNLAEEPVELPEHIELVLSSAPLDVDGFLPPDTAVWLRA
- a CDS encoding carbohydrate ABC transporter permease is translated as MSTRTLVSPLALARPRGKAVYWTVFSGVVLLFALAFLFPVYWMVTGAMKSPDEVTRTPPTLVPDHWHLSGYTDAWDLMDLPTHLWNTVVQAAGAWILQLVFCTAAAYALSKLKPAFGKVILGGILATLMVPAQALVVPKYLTVADLPLIHTSLLNSPLGIWLPAVANAFNLYLLKRFFDQIPRDVLEAAEIDGAGKLRTLWSIVLPMSRPVLGVVSIFALVAVWQDFLWPLMVFSDTDKQPISVALVQLSQNIQLTVLIAAMVIASIPMVVMFLVFQRHIIAGISAGSTKG
- a CDS encoding carbohydrate ABC transporter permease encodes the protein MKTASKPPATFPPAAVGVPEGTRSAGRRPGGPWRRRLADQSRAYAFLIGGVLCFALFSWYPAIRAVVIAFQKYTPGSGGEWAGTANFTRVFHDPEFTAAWRNTLTFTLIALLIGFAVPFVMALVLNELRHAKAFFRVVVYLPVMIPPVVSALLWKWFYDPGAGLANEALRFLHLPTSNWSNGADTALVSLVIVATWANLGGTVLIYLAALQSIPGELYEAAELDGASLLQRIRHVTIPQTRFIILMLMLLQIIATMQVFTEPFVITGGGPEDKTVTVLYLIYKYAFLYNDFGGACALSVMLLVLLSAFSALYLRFTRSEGEDA
- a CDS encoding ABC transporter substrate-binding protein, yielding MRSPGFRRTFVVLTASAFALTATACGSSDDGSAGGKTRITVNCMPPKSAKVDRSFFEADIKAFEKQNPDIDVVAHDAFPCQDPKTFDAKLAGGQMEDVFYTYFTDAKHVVGINQAADISSYVKDLKSYGTIQQQLRDIYTVDGKIYGVPRTGYSMGLIYNKKLFQQAGLDPEKPPATWEELRADAKKIAALGKGTVGYADYSAQNQGGWHFTAELYSQGGDVVGPDGKKATIDTPEGKAVLQNLKDMRWSDNSMGSKQLLVINDVQQMMGSGKLGMYLSAPDNIPILVKEKGGNYNDLALAPMPGGKGTLIGGDGYMFNKKDSPAQIKAGLKWLEHMFLTPGKGFLGDYARAKQNNAPVGLPEPRLFTGAADAKDQEVKKANANVPVDNYQAFLDGNQSLQMKIEPPQAQQIYSVLDGTVSAVLTKKDADIDQLLKDASGKIDSILARG